One genomic segment of Stigmatopora argus isolate UIUO_Sarg chromosome 18, RoL_Sarg_1.0, whole genome shotgun sequence includes these proteins:
- the LOC144092643 gene encoding uncharacterized protein LOC144092643, whose protein sequence is MSSSTQSTKDVSWKIRRLVQKQDEFKRLWQTDQLSHEAKLKAVEAQNRALQEKLDAATKDQEELMTQVRVHKAQIFSLEQRKCQSESEARDLIVIQAHLQEKISELEAELIAWEKNLEAQAQRHGEQMQKAEEDWQEKMREKDEGFTKQAAGQQAQMEKMSKQAEELTEEKRKLQAKLNERQEELEAQKGIRDKLQYDHGVEMRLIQMQKNALSNKVTALTNTADDLTEKKEALKKSDEQKSRELKAKNAEISELQTHKEIVNAQLQREERGAATLRESLRGMETDMEALRAEYTGEQAAHKVTRKDLALAKMQANDLSEKIKFHEGRVKAYQASVKSLECVLLTKDTYIRRFREDLETSISLINRPKTFTKAITSLKRKYITGDQDVCVDDIEDKIAKFLESNKLQSDHFEKTVQSLRRQLEQKDAETQKRLQKLDRCRGDLIKIINEQRLELAKVKAELNDVTHQLRQLAPPLSATRNSRP, encoded by the coding sequence ATGTCAAGCTCCACCCAAAGCACGAAAGATGTCAGCTGGAAGATCAGAAGGTTGGTTCAGAAGCAGGATGAGTTCAAAAGGCTGTGGCAAACAGACCAGCTGAGCCACGAGGCCAAGCTGAAGGCTGTGGAGGCCCAGAACCGGGCCCTGCAGGAAAAGCTGGACGCGGCAACCAAGGATCAAGAGGAGCTGATGACCCAGGTCAGGGTCCACAAAGCCCAGATATTCTCCCTGGAGCAAAGAAAGTGCCAGTCAGAGTCAGAAGCCAGAGACCTGATAGTGATACAGGCTCATCTCCAGGAGAAGATCAGTGAGCTGGAGGCAGAGCTGATAGCCTGGGAGAAGAACTTGGAAGCCCAGGCCCAAAGACATGGTGAACAGATGCAGAAGGCGGAAGAGGATTGGCAGGAGAAGATGCGCGAGAAGGATGAAGGCTTCACCAAACAGGCGGCTGGCCAGCAGGCCCAGATGGAGAAGATGAGCAAGCAGGCAGAGGAGCTCACCGAGGAGAAGCGCAAACTCCAGGCAAAGTTGAATGAGCGTCAGGAGGAGCTGGAGGCCCAGAAGGGCATCCGCGACAAGCTTCAGTATGACCACGGCGTGGAGATGAGGCTGATCCAGATGCAGAAGAATGCTCTGTCCAACAAAGTGACGGCCCTCACCAACACCGCCGATGACCTCACGGAGAAGAAGGAAGCACTGAAGAAGTCTGATGAGCAGAAGAGCAGGGAGCTAAAGGCAAAGAATGCTGAAATTAGTGAGCTGCAGACCCACAAGGAGATCGTCAATGCGCAGCTCCAGCGCGAGGAGCGGGGTGCTGCCACCCTCAGGGAGTCCCTTCGGGGCATGGAGACGGATATGGAGGCCTTGAGAGCCGAGTACACTGGGGAGCAGGCAGCCCACAAAGTCACCAGAAAAGACCTGGCTCTGGCCAAGATGCAGGCAAATGACCTGTCCGAGAAGATCAAGTTCCACGAGGGCCGCGTGAAAGCCTACCAGGCAAGCGTCAAGAGCCTGGAGTGTGTACTTCTCACCAAGGATACTTACATCCGCAGGTTCAGGGAGGATTTGGAGACCTCCATCTCGCTCATCAACAGACCTAAGACCTTCACCAAGGCCATCACCAGCCTCAAGCGGAAGTACATCACAGGGGACCAGGATGTCTGCGTGGACGACATTGAGGACAAGATCGCAAAGTTCCTGGAGTCCAACAAGCTGCAGTCCGACCACTTCGAGAAGACTGTCCAGAGTCTGCGGCGACAACTGGAGCAGAAGGACGCTGAGACACAGAAGAGGCTTCAGAAGCTGGACCGTTGCCGTGGCGACCTCATCAAAATAATCAATGAGCAGCGGCTGGAGCTGGCCAAGGTCAAAGCTGAGCTCAACGACGTCACGCACCAGCTCCGGCAGTTGGCCCCGCCACTCTCCGCCACCAGGAACAGTCGCCCATGA